In Drosophila subpulchrella strain 33 F10 #4 breed RU33 chromosome 3R, RU_Dsub_v1.1 Primary Assembly, whole genome shotgun sequence, the following are encoded in one genomic region:
- the LOC119561029 gene encoding uncharacterized protein LOC119561029 codes for MNTVEEECSSLTYNSNPGPEIERDPEVQSQSPSQSPSQSPSQLQTPVPQTGARKRKETPIRVRDMINLYNFATQKNQELEQAKSMYFGSISKSEEEVGSETEGGNSCNMSLSEVKEKAAANEGQGTIRVTTGQTSYFTSHNDDNQSDSNAVEKSYQSKTTIRRTGQGVRIIIDIFFDKKESEIDIVGSRVETDIPESRILTDFQQHSLAMNNQEQKPGIQEGPSAPST; via the exons ATGAACACAGTTGAGGAGGAATGCAGCAGCCTGACTTATAACTCAAATCCGGGTCCGGAGATCGAGCGGGATCCAGAGGTGCAGTCCCAATCCCCATCCCAGTCCCCATCCCAATCGCCATCCCAGTTACAGACACCGGTGCCGCAGACAGGGGCGCGCAAGCGAAAGGAGACCCCCATCCGGGTGCGTGACATGATCAACCTGTACAATTTCGCCACCCAGAAGAACCAGGAACTGGAGCAGGCCAAGTCTATGTACTTTGGCTCCATCTCGAAGTCGGAGGAGGAGGTGGGATCGGAGACAGAGGGCGGCAACAGCTGCAACATGTCGCTATCGGAGGTCAAGGAGAAAGCAGCCGCCAATGAAGG TCAAGGAACCATTCGAGTGACCACCGGTCAGACCTCGTACTTCACCTCGCATAACGATGACAATCAGTCCGACAGCAATGCTGTAGAAAAGTCCTACCAAAGCAAAACAACCATTCGACGCACTGGTCAAG GCGTGCGTATTATTATTGACATATTCTTCGATAAGAAGGAAAGCGAGATAGACATTGTGGGCAGCCGCGTGGAGACGGACATCCCCGAGAGCCGCATCCTGACCGACTTCCAGCAGCACTCGCTGGCCATGAATAACCAGGAGCAGAAGCCGGGGATCCAGGAGGGGCCGAGTGCCCCTTCCACCTAG